From one Pseudomonas fluorescens genomic stretch:
- the queD gene encoding 6-carboxytetrahydropterin synthase QueD — MEIFKEFTFESAHRLPHVPEGHKCGRLHGHSFKVALHLTGPLDPHTGWIRDFSEIKAIFKPLYEQLDHNYLNDIPGLENPTSEVIAKWIWDQVKPLLPELSKVRIHETCTSGCEYYGD; from the coding sequence GTGGAAATTTTCAAAGAGTTTACGTTCGAATCGGCCCACCGCCTGCCCCACGTGCCTGAAGGGCACAAGTGCGGTCGCCTGCATGGCCATTCGTTCAAGGTTGCCCTGCACCTGACCGGCCCGCTCGATCCACATACCGGCTGGATCCGCGACTTCTCCGAGATCAAGGCGATCTTCAAGCCGCTGTACGAGCAATTGGACCACAACTACCTGAACGACATTCCTGGCCTGGAAAACCCGACCAGCGAAGTGATCGCCAAGTGGATCTGGGACCAGGTCAAGCCGCTGCTGCCTGAGCTGTCCAAGGTGCGGATTCATGAGACCTGCACCAGTGGTTGCGAGTATTACGGCGACTGA